Part of the Caldilineales bacterium genome is shown below.
GACCGATATCGTCCGCCAAACCCTGGGCGGCGAGGAACAAGCCGAGGACGGCGGTGTGATGAGTTTCTTCGGCGTCGATCCGATTTGAAACGCGAGTTCCGCTGCTGACTCGACGAAGGACGAAGGACGATAGACGAAAGCAATCTCTTCGTCCTTCGTCCTTCTCCTATTGACCGCCAGGTTGATTTGTTATGAAGGTCGTGAACCGTGAAACGTGAAACGTGAGAAAACGTCGGCGATCTTCACGCATCACGCATCACGCATCACGTTTCATGACCGAGTATCATTTCTTTGGCTAGCCATCTATAACTTCTTCGACATCATCGTTCCCCAATGCCCCATTGACCTATGAGCAACCTCTCCCCTGAACACGAAACCCTGCGCCGCGAGACGCGGCGTTTTGCCGAAAAGTCGGTCGCACCCATCGCCCAGGAGCTTTACAACGAGCAGGCCGAGATCCCGATGGAGATCATCCGGCAGATGGCCGACCTGGGCTATTTTGCCATGGCCATCCCCGAAAAATACGGCGGGCTAGAGATGGACAACCTGGCCGTGGCCATCGTCACCGAGGAATTGAGCCGGGCCTGGCTGTCGGTGGGGTCGGTGATGACCCGGATGCTGATCGCCGGCGGGCTGCTGTTGAACGGCGGCACCGAGGAACAGAAAGAGCGCTGGTTGCCCGGCATCGCCTCCGGCGAGATCCTGCCTGCGGCCGCCTTCACCGAACCGAACGCCGGCTCCGACACGGCCGGGATGCAACTACGGGCGCTGAAACAGGGCGACAAGTACATCCTCAACGGCCAGAAGACCTGGATCACCTTCGCCAACCGCGCTCACATGATGACGGTGCTGGCGCGCACCGACCCTGACCCCCACAAGCGGCACAAGGGCCTGAGCATGATCGTGGTCGAGAAGAAACCCGGCGACGGCTTCATGCCCCCGCACCTGCTGGGCGAGCGCATCCCCACCATCGGCTATCATGGCATGAAGTCGTTCTCGCTCAGCTTCACCGATTTCGAGGTTCCGGCCGCCAATCTTATCGGCGACAAAGAGGGCCAGGGCTTCTATCAGCTGATGGGCGTCTACGAGGTCGCCCGCATCCAGACGGCGGCGCGGGCCGTGGGCGTGGCTCAGGCGGCGCTGGAGGCCGCCCTCCGCTACTCGCAGGAGCGCAGCCAGTTCGGCAAACCGATCAGCGCCTTCCAGGCCATCGAACACAAGCTGGCGTACATGGCCAGCAAGGTCGAGGCCGGCCGCCAGCTGACCTATTACGCCGCCCGGATGAAGGACCAGGGCAAGCGCTGCGACCTGGAAGCGGGCATGGCCAAACTGTTTTGCGCCGATATGGTGGAATATGTCACCAGCGAGGCCATGCAGGTGCACGGCGGCTATGGCTATGCCCTGGAATATCCCGTCAGTCGCTTCTGGCGCGATGGCCGGGTTTTCCGCATCTTCGAGGGCACGAGCGAGATCCAGGCGAGCGTGATTGCGAAGAGGTTGTTGGAGAAGTAGGGGCGACACCGGCGGAACGAATTCCTGTTTCGTTTTCAAGCTTTGCCTCCGCCGGCCTCGTTCCTATCGCCTGCAGCGCGCAATTAGAAGAAATAGGAGGCATTCTCGATGAAGCGACTTGTCACCTATCTGGTCAGCGGTCTCGTTGCGCTCGTTCTGACAACGTTCGGATTCCTCCAAACTCGTTCTCAGACTGCCGCCATGGGAATGGAGGTGGCGGGTCAGTTTGGCGGGGCAAGCTATGCTGTGACCCTTCGGCAGGCCCAGGACGGGGTCGAGCAGCCGCCCTATCTGATCCTCGGCGTCGGCCCGCGGCTTGTGGTCATGGACGCGACCAACCCGGAGCAGCCGGTGAAAGTGGGGCAGAGCGAAATCCTACCGGGCGTGGTGCGGGCGCTGGCGCTGAGCGGCTCGCTGACGCTGAGCGGCTCGCTCGTTTTCGCAGCGACCGGGCTGGGCGGGTTGCAGGTCATCGACCTGGCCGAGCCGACGCAGCCGGCGGTCATTGCCAGCTACGACACCGGCGGCTATCTGGAAGACCTGGCCGTGGCCGGGAGCGTGGTCTACCTGGCCAGCACGCCCAAATGGGACGGGTCGAACTGGGTAGGAGCCAGCCTGCAAGTTGTGGATGTATCGGACCCGCGCCAGCTGCGGCTGCTGGGCGGCTATGACACGCCCGGCTACGAGCACGGGGTGGCGGCGGCGGGTGGGTGGGTCTTCGTGGCCGATGGCGACGGCGGGCTGCGGGTGCTGGAGGGCGCGAACCCGGCGGCGCTGAGGGAGGTGGGAGCCTACGACACGCCGGGCTATGCGCTGGATGTGGCGACGGACGGGGAGTACGCCTATGTAGCTGACTTCACGGAGGGGGTGCGGGTGGTGGATGTGGGCGACCCGGCCAATCCAAAAGAAGTTGAGTATGTCGAAACGCCGGGGAAGGCGAGAGGCCTGACGCTGGCGGGGCAGACGGTCTATGTGGCGGATGGGGAGGGCGGGATGCGGGTGGTGGATGTGACGCAGCCGGAGCAGGCGCGCGAAGTAGGGGCGCTGCAAGCGGAGGGGGATGTGCGGGGGGTGGCGGCGTTGGGCACAACGACAGCGGATAGTGTGATCTATGTGGCGGATCGCAAGAGCGGTCTGCGGGTGGTGGAGGTGAAGGAGGGAGGCGCGCTGCGAGAGGTGGGCGGCTACGAGACGACCGGGTTCGTCGATGGCGTTGCCGTCGGCGAGGGCATGGATGGAGAAGCGTTTGTCCTTGTGGCCGGCAGCGGCCATCTACTGACGCTGCGACTGTCCAGGTCGGGCGAAGCGGTGATCCTGGGCAGCTACGAGACCTCAGGTCAAGTCGAGGATGTCGTCGTTCTATCGCCATCTTCAGAAGACCAGCCCTATTACGCAGTCGTGGCCGAGGCCCCGCACTGGCGGGGGGATGGCTGGTCGGAGACGGGGCTGCGTGTGT
Proteins encoded:
- a CDS encoding acyl-CoA dehydrogenase family protein, with protein sequence MSNLSPEHETLRRETRRFAEKSVAPIAQELYNEQAEIPMEIIRQMADLGYFAMAIPEKYGGLEMDNLAVAIVTEELSRAWLSVGSVMTRMLIAGGLLLNGGTEEQKERWLPGIASGEILPAAAFTEPNAGSDTAGMQLRALKQGDKYILNGQKTWITFANRAHMMTVLARTDPDPHKRHKGLSMIVVEKKPGDGFMPPHLLGERIPTIGYHGMKSFSLSFTDFEVPAANLIGDKEGQGFYQLMGVYEVARIQTAARAVGVAQAALEAALRYSQERSQFGKPISAFQAIEHKLAYMASKVEAGRQLTYYAARMKDQGKRCDLEAGMAKLFCADMVEYVTSEAMQVHGGYGYALEYPVSRFWRDGRVFRIFEGTSEIQASVIAKRLLEK